In Papaver somniferum cultivar HN1 chromosome 1, ASM357369v1, whole genome shotgun sequence, a genomic segment contains:
- the LOC113276184 gene encoding F-box/kelch-repeat protein At3g06240-like, producing the protein MVPMYSVNWCHSLPVASAHNNNEQSDVEIIDSPFYLADYYSTHASCDGLILMYNPFEFHGVILWNPSTKEIMEIPEPIYSGSIDPFDEPTIMVTVSTQYGLGYSPILDDYKIVKTETYFKNDEWVCNGCYVYIYSLGSDSWKTIPGIIPYDLLLGGKSIKPVMYNGALHWIGSSCISLKQGRELSIAISIVIISFDIENDTFKEVPLTPELQESLSYDHTTILYNDSRLIKFQESTDIFLGTFHGYLSIVQGGDLDLTRNNNGDVSIWVMKEYGVKESWTKMFSVSVQSMERSVKCSTMMTIIDFRDGFLYLKDKTSLVVYDAEHKTCRVVYSGDLSIEGLSFEDTYVESLVSLNSGMYLG; encoded by the coding sequence ATGGTACCCATGTACTCGGTTAATTGGTGCCATTCGTTGCCGGTAGCATCCGCACATAATAATAACGAGCAGTCTGATGTTGAGATCATAGATTCACCATTCTATCTAGCGGACTACTATTCTACTCATGCTTCTTGCGATGGTTTAATTTTAATGTATAATCCATTTGAATTTCATGGTGTTATTCTATGGAACCCTTCTACCAAAGAAATTATGGAAATACCAGAACCAATATATTCAGGTAGCATTGATCCTTTTGACGAACCCACCATAATGGTTACTGTGTCCACCCAATACGGGTTAGGTTATAGTCCCATTCTCGATGATTACAAGATTGTAAAAACAGAAACTTACTTCAAAAATGACGAATGGGTTTGTAATGGTTGTTATGTTTATATATATTCATTAGGATCGGATTCGTGGAAAACAATACCAGGCATTATCCCTTATGACCTTCTTTTAGGTGGCAAGTCTATTAAACCTGTGATGTATAATGGAGCTTTACACTGGATAGGATCTTCATGCATCAGCCTTAAACAAGGACGAGAATTATCCATTGCCATCTCCATAGTTATAATTTCTTTTGATATCGAAAACGACACTTTTAAAGAAGTTCCACTTACACCAGAACTACAGGAATCACTCAGTTATGACCACACGACCATCCTCTATAATGATTCTCGTTTGATTAAATTTCAAGAATCCACTGATATTTTCTTGGGAACTTTTCATGGGTATCTTTCTATTGTACAAGGTGGTGATCTTGATCTAACGAGGAACAACAATGGTGATGTTTCGATTTGGGTAATGAAGGAATACGGAGTGAAAGAATCTTGGACTAAAATGTTCTCTGTTTCTGTTCAATCAATGGAAAGATCTGTCAAGTGTTCTACTATGATGACAATTATCGACTTCAGGGATGGTTTTCTATATCTCAAAGATAAGACTTCGCTGGTTGTATATGATGCTGAGCATAAAACATGTAGAGTTGTGTATTCTGGTGATCTCTCAATTGAAGGCCTGTCTTTTGAAGATACCTACGTAGAGAGCTTAGTGTCGCTTAATTCGGGAATGTATTTGGGTTAA
- the LOC113340197 gene encoding basic 7S globulin-like translates to MATIFSSSIIHFLLLQLLLVFLSFSNAQTPQRAGVVFDLERDPSTLQYMIKMNQGTPLADVKLVLDLGGILPWFPCRKAVYNSSSIQPVSCYSHICPILSRTCVNTRACRTSTSNPVSGFVSSGDVISDLVILVSNPDSYGMVKIPSPSRLAFGCANSINSLSGLAEGAKGVAGLGRSSVLSLVSQFTLQFRLARIFAVELYGGTSTRVYFGGRPYIHYDISDEVMEHRDLIYTPLLINPKRREEYFVDVKSIVVHGKTVPIDANLLSINKETGNGGTKIDIQFPYTTLETSIYKAVVEVYNEWAKSWNATMVAAVAPFTACYKSSTLPSWINWKNPISPPSLSFVFPESRWDIAWWDLFKVNDVAHCVQFLDGGSNPKTSIVIGARQIEFVEFDLVRSRFGFVQPNFWDPES, encoded by the coding sequence ATGGCtactattttttcttcttcgattattcattttcttcttcttcaacttctgttggtttttctttctttctccaatGCCCAAACACCTCAACGTGCTGGTGTAGTATTTGATCTGGAGAGAGATCCATCAACCCTCCAATATATGATCAAAATGAACCAAGGAACTCCTCTAGCCGACGTAAAGCTAGTTCTCGATCTTGGCGGAATATTACCCTGGTTTCCTTGTCGTAAGGCCGTATACAACTCATCATCGATTCAACCAGTCAGTTGCTATTCACACATATGCCCTATTTTATCTCGTACATGTGTTAATACCAGAGCGTGTAGAACTTCGACAAGTAACCCTGTATCCGGGTTTGTCTCCAGTGGTGATGTCATATCAGATCTTGTGATTCTTGTATCTAACCCAGACAGCTACGGAATGGTAAAGATTCCTTCGCCAAGCCGTTTAGCATTTGGATGTGCAAATTCTATTAACTCCTTAAGTGGACTTGCAGAAGGTGCTAAAGGAGTGGCTGGTCTTGGTCGTTCATCTGTTCTTTCTCTAGTTTCACAATTTACACTTCAATTTCGACTCGCTCGCATATTTGCTGTCGAATTATATGGAGGGACTAGTACTAGAGTTTATTTTGGTGGTCGTCCTTACATTCATTACGACATTTCGGATGAGGTTATGGAACATAGAGATTTAATATACACCCCACTCTTGATTAACCCAAAACGCAGAGAAGAATATTTCGTTGATGTAAAATCGATCGTGGTGCACGGTAAAACTGTACCAATAGACGCGAATTTGCTTTCCATCAACAAGGAAACTGGAAACGGAGGAACAAAAATTGACATTCAATTTCCTTATACTACTCTGGAGACGTCGATCTACAAAGCTGTTGTTGAAGTTTATAATGAATGGGCTAAAAGCTGGAATGCTACTATGGTTGCTGCGGTTGCGCCTTTTACTGCCTGTTATAAATCATCAACTCTGCCTTCTTGGATTAACTGGAAAAATCCTATCTCACCACCAAGTCTCTCTTTCGTCTTTCCGGAGAGTCGATGGGATATCGCCTGGTGGGATCTATTCAAAGTTAACGATGTTGCACACTGTGTGCAGTTTCTCGATGGAGGTTCAAACCCAAAGACTTCCATTGTTATTGGTGCTCGTCAGATTGAATTTGTAGAATTCGATCTTGTAAGATCACGATTCGGGTTCGTGCAACCAAACTTTTGGGATCCGGAATCATAG
- the LOC113276178 gene encoding uncharacterized protein LOC113276178, with protein sequence MSELREFQEEYIAVEENQRDMESYPVEIPNVNNGNANLLPIMTNMIASTSQGRQGKNVNEVEQKLVKISRTDQEEFEREYKGKQFQDCGGNNKIQRVDNLLEGYGGQQPYYNKRQGTGKVVWVQINLPKMNTTVDKIWEAVILMEEIPEPHNVGDEPPSGRRSKEFCVYHHFHGHTTSNCRNVRKIILRMIKQGKLDHFLAKQSQHLPPTLSGGNAYGT encoded by the coding sequence ATGTCAGAgctgcgcgaatttcaagaagaatatatagcaGTTGAGGAGAATCAAAGAGATATGGAGTCTTACCCGGTTGAGATACCCAATGTGAATAATGGTAACGCAAATTTACTCCCAATAATGACAAATATGATTGCGAGTACATCACAAGGAAGACAAGGAAAGAACGTTAACGAAGTAGAACAAAAGCTGGTGAAAATATCTAGAACAGATCAAGAAGAATTCGAAAGAGAATACAAAGGAAAGCAATTTCAAGATTGtggaggaaataataagattcaaagagtGGACAATCTACTGGAAGGTTACGGAGGCCAACAACCATATTACAATAAAAGACAAGGAACTGGAAAGGTGGTCTGGGTACAGATAAACTTGCCAAAGATGAATACTACAGTAGACAAAATCTGGGAAGCTGTTATATTAATGGAAGAAATTCctgaaccacataatgtaggagATGAGCCACCATCTGGGAGAAGGAGCAAAGAATTCTGTGTATATCATCACTTTCATGGTCACACGACAAGTAATTgtagaaatgtgaggaaaatcataCTGCGAATGATTAAACAAGGAAAACTGGATCATTTCTTAGCAAAGCAGTCACAGCATTTACCACCAACACTATCAGGAGGAAATGCATATGGTACATAG
- the LOC113276171 gene encoding basic 7S globulin-like, translated as MAYTWSIIQILFLIFFVSQLPCSTCRPASIYFDLERDQSTQQYMIKINQGTPQSTLRLVLDFGGKLPWIQCLKDYNSSSIRSIKCTSSICSLASKPVNTCIPKKACSIYTSNPVTQSVGEGELVSDLVAVRSNFKDEDGIPVGSPRRFTFGCATTANISGGISDDADGVAGLGRSSALSLVSQFTVGLRLPRIFALEFSGWFTHHIYFGGGPYINFEFSTKIDKNPRVLGYTPFLVNPKNKEDYFVDLKSIQIHGKTVPIDKKLLSINKETGTGGTKIDIQTPYTTLESSIYKAFVKVHTEWAHGQNISKAAAVAPFSTCYTAGTVPAWLDWGIRISPQTLVFVFPKIRWDIVKTDLIKVFIKNQSDYVVCLAFLDGGSNPSTSIVIGAHQMGFAEFDLSRSRFGFMQPQYIPEF; from the coding sequence ATGGCTTACACTTGGTCTATTATTCAAATTCTTTTTCTTATCTTCTTTGTTTCTCAGCTTCCATGTTCTACCTGTCGACCTGCTAGTATATACTTCGATCTAGAGAGAGATCAATCAACACAACAATATATGATCAAAATCAACCAAGGAACTCCTCAATCTACACTGAGACTAGTTCTTGATTTCGGGGGAAAACTACCCTGGATCCAATGCCTTAAAGACTACAATTCATCATCCATCCGATCCATCAAATGCACGTCATCTATATGCTCTCTTGCCAGCAAACCAGTCAATACATGTATTCCCAAAAAAGCTTGCAGCATTTACACAAGCAACCCAGTTACTCAGTCTGTTGGCGAAGGTGAGCTCGTGTCAGATCTTGTAGCTGTTAGATCTAACTTCAAGGATGAGGATGGGATACCAGTTGGTTCACCTCGCAGGTTTACATTCGGTTGTGCAACTACTGCTAATATCTCAGGTGGGATTTCTGACGATGCTGACGGAGTAGCTGGTCTTGGGCGTTCATCTGCTCTTTCTCTAGTTTCACAATTTACAGTTGGACTTCGATTACCTCGCATATTTGCTCTTGAATTTTCAGGATGGTTTACACATCATATTTATTTTGGCGGTGGTCCTTACattaattttgaattttcaacGAAGATTGATAAAAATCCTAGAGTTTTAGGTTACACTCCATTTTTggttaacccaaaaaataaggAAGACTATTTCGTTGATCTTAAATCGATCCAGATACACGGTAAAACTGTACCGATAGACAAAAAGTTGCTGTCCATCAACAAGGAAACTGGAACTGGAGGAACCAAAATCGACATTCAAACTCCATATACTACTTTGGAGTCATCAATCTATAAAGCGTTTGTTAAGGTTCACACTGAATGGGCTCATGGCCAGAATATTAGCAAGGCTGCTGCGGTTGCGCCTTTTAGCACTTGTTATACAGCAGGTACTGTACCTGCTTGGCTGGACTGGGGAATCCGAATATCACCACAAACTCTCGTTTTCGTGTTTCCTAAGATTCGATGGGATATTGTTAAGACGGATCTGATTAAAGTTTTTATAAAGAATCAATCGGATTATGTCGTCTGTTTGGCTTTTCTTGATGGAGGTTCAAACCCTTCGACTTCTATTGTTATCGGTGCTCATCAGATGGGTTTCGCAGAGTTTGatctttcaagatcaaggtttggATTCATGCAACCACAATATATTCCTGAGTTCTAG
- the LOC113276163 gene encoding uncharacterized protein LOC113276163 translates to MEHRVLTYTPLLINPKSREEYFIDLKSKSIVVHGETVPIDAKLLSINKETGSGGTKIDIQTPYTTLDTSIYKAVVEVYNELAKTWNATMVSAVAPFSACYKSSTLPSWIDWKNPISPPSLTFVFPEIQWDIAWWDIYQVNDVAHCVQFLDGGSNLKTSLVIGARQIEFVEFDLVRSRVGFVQPNFWDPES, encoded by the coding sequence ATGGAACATAGAGTTTTAACATACACCCCACTATTGATTAACCCAAAGAGCAGAGAAGAATATTTTATTGATCTAAAATCGAAATCGATCGTGGTACACGGAGAAACTGTACCGATAGATGCCAAGTTGCTCTCCATCAACAAGGAAACAGGAAGCGGAGGAACGAAAATCGACATTCAAACTCCTTATACTACTCTGGATACGTCGATCTACAAAGCTGTTGTTGAAGTTTATAATGAATTGGCTAAAACCTGGAATGCTACTATGGTTTCTGCGGTTGCGCCTTTTAGTGCCTGTTATAAGTCATCCACTCTGCCGTCTTGGATTGATTGGAAAAATCCTATATCACCACCAAGTCTCACTTTCGTCTTTCCCGAGATTCAATGGGATATCGCCTGGTGGGATATATACCAAGTTAATGACGTTGCACACTGTGTGCAGTTTCTCGACGGAGGTTCAAACCTTAAGACTTCCCTTGTTATTGGTGCTCGTCAGATTGAATTTGTAGAATTTGATCTTGTAAGATCACGGGTTGGGTTCGTGCAACCAAACTTTTGGGATCCGGAGTCATAG